TTAGTACCATATAAAACCGTTAATCATGCTCgcaattacttttttttttcaataatcaACTAAGAGGACCTTTTcaatttctaataataaaaaaacatcaAGGAAGAAGTGAAAACTCAGGTACAGTTCattttacgtgaagttgataataGATAGTCGTTAGataatttgattgatttgactaaatttatATCTAACAGCTCTcagctatcaacttcacgtgaagtcgactgtaCCTGAATTTTCACTATTCAAAATCATGCATAATTAAAGCGTAATTAAGCTATGAAGACGGAAAAAAACAATCATTAATTAATAAGTTATTTGTATAATGGAATTACTAAAACTTTTATTTGTGTTTCTACAAAAATTGAAGGTGTCTAATTATATAGCaaaaaattggtaaaaaaaattatttttcattatcTTTACCTTTTATATATACTAAATACATTTTAAAGATAAATACAAAATGAACATCAACAATCTGTTAGAAAAAAGTAAATGAACAATCTGTCTTTATTACCGTGATTGGTGATATTCCATACGAAAACCGATTAAAGTCATGTTTGTAACATTGCAATCTGAGTAATGTCAACCATTCAGGATTAGTGAGTTGCATACCACGATCAAATATTGTAATTAACTAATAATACATGGTTACAGATTttaagaaaaaggaaaaagaaaagcatattgaataaataaaataaaaggatgCGCATAGGTTCAAATTCTGTTGGGCTACTGCACCAACAATTTCCATCCACTAAATCATAGCAGAAGGAAATATTCCGTGTGATTTGAGTAACTGGTAATTCGCTTAATAAGCATCACTCTAAGCACACCATTAACAtctgatttctctattttccttttaacataaaagaaaaaggaaaaagaaaagagatgcATAGAAATGTAGATCCAAAATAAAAGGAGCATACGCAAATGCTTGTTTAGTACtttaaagagagagagagagagcaacAGAAAGCagtaaatataaataaataaaaaagtgatTCCATCCAGCAGCAGGCAAGTTTTGCATGTTACTTATATCTCTTTTCCTGTAAACGATCACACTTTCTTAATTTTTGCCAGCGGAATAATAAATTAATGCCATGGAtggatagatagatagatagataaataaaattagttttgaCATTTTCATGctatattttaaatttgcatAACTTTTGGGTGATGCGGTCTTATTGGTGGAGGAATGCTTGTTACCTACTCCTCCTTTTAAGTTCCCAATTCCATTCCCTTCGtcacataaataataaaaacactTTCTTCTTTGTTCTCTCTTCAGTTTTCACCAATTCTCTCATTGTGGAAAATGGAGAGGCACAGATGCAAGCTTTGTTCGAGGACATTCGCCAATGGCAGAGCCCTCGGTGGTCACATGAAGGCTCACTTAGCCACGCTTCCTCTGCCACCCAAGCCTCATCAACCACCTCCTCAACCACAACCACTTTCTTTTGAGTactcgtcttcttcttcttcctcttcagaATCAGAGCAcgatgacgatgatgatgaagaaaaaGGATATGGGTTAAGAGAGAACCCAAAGAGAAGTTTCAGGGTTGCAGATCCTGAATTCTCTTTCCCTGCTGCTGATGATGCTACTGTAGTGGTCCAAGACAGAGAGAGCGAGACTGAGTCAAAGAACAAACCAACTCGGACACGAAGACGATCCAACCGTACACGAAAATCCTCCATTATCAACCTTACAAACAAGAGGACCAAGCTCATGAGTTTTATGGAGTCACCAGCATCAATAGCAACAGAGGCAGCAGAGCCTGTTAGCTCCGTTTCCGATACTTCGCCGGAAGAAGACCTGGCCATGTGCCTCATCATGCTGTCAAGGGACAAATGGAGAAAGACGagtgttgaagaagaagaagagatgaagttgAAGAACAAGAAGGTTCTTCGAGGgaagcatcatcatcatcatcgtctGCAGTGTGACAAGTGTGGGAAAACGTTTCGATCTTCAGGGGCATTGGGGAGCCACAGAAGCATATGCCTCTGTGATGAAGCAGATGGAAGTGAAAGAATCTTTCAATGCCCGTATTGTTCAAAGGTTTTCGGGTCGGGTCAAGCACTCGGTGGCCATAAGAGATCTCATCTTCtcccatcttcttcttcttcttctcctccttccaTTATCAATGCTAATCTTAGATTGAAACAACAAAGCTTCATAGATCTCAACTTGCCAGCTCCACCTGAAGAAGACGACCTTAGTGTTCTCTCCGATGCATAAATGCATAATACATCCTTCAGATGCTATTCGGTAAACTTTaatctttctttattttattttttttttaaagtaggTGAGATGATTTGATTATGTTTATTGTTAGATCAAACGCTTTTGATGGTACAATCATAGCTTATAATTGATGTTTTTCACCGTCTGTCTCCTATTACATGCTACTACCTAGTCTAACACATTTGAATATCTCAATCTATCTTCTTAGTTTATACAGTGATGCTTGCAATTGCAATGCAAAAGAACTCGTTGtgtgtgtaatttttttgttattattatttatttatttttagtttcgGGATTTGGTATTGTTGTGGACCAGCAGCTTTCTGCTTCGAAAGTACTGAAACTGCTTCAATTCCGTTTTTGTGCTCTGGTCCTGCTCCTCCTTGGTGTCTCACCTGTCCTTCTAATattaatttactattttttaaaatttttatttatattttttcacCCTTCATATTAGCCCCATTTTTGTTTATCTGCTTCTAGTGTTTTGTAGTGGCAAATTGGCAATATAAGTTTCTATTGTTTTTGCGTGAAGCATGAGATTGAGATCAATGATGAAAGAAACCTAATACATGTGTCTGCGCCAAAGCGAATTCGTTTCCTTTGT
This sequence is a window from Arachis stenosperma cultivar V10309 chromosome 10, arast.V10309.gnm1.PFL2, whole genome shotgun sequence. Protein-coding genes within it:
- the LOC130954472 gene encoding zinc finger protein ZAT9-like, which translates into the protein MERHRCKLCSRTFANGRALGGHMKAHLATLPLPPKPHQPPPQPQPLSFEYSSSSSSSSESEHDDDDDEEKGYGLRENPKRSFRVADPEFSFPAADDATVVVQDRESETESKNKPTRTRRRSNRTRKSSIINLTNKRTKLMSFMESPASIATEAAEPVSSVSDTSPEEDLAMCLIMLSRDKWRKTSVEEEEEMKLKNKKVLRGKHHHHHRLQCDKCGKTFRSSGALGSHRSICLCDEADGSERIFQCPYCSKVFGSGQALGGHKRSHLLPSSSSSSPPSIINANLRLKQQSFIDLNLPAPPEEDDLSVLSDA